Proteins encoded in a region of the Terriglobales bacterium genome:
- the argF gene encoding ornithine carbamoyltransferase: MDHRNDFLSIRDFSPFRIRELLDLAADIKASPSTYADSLKGKTLAMIFEKPSLRTRVTFDVGIQQLGGFSLYLSPAEISLGKRESVYDVAKNLERMVQAIMIRTFAHDIVERLAEYASIPVINGLTDFSHPCQAMADFLTIEERKGHIAGLKVAFLGDGNNVAHSLMFAGAQLGANVWISTPDGYEPNPQAVHWARERSLQTGAIITLTNDPVEAAFDADVVYTDVWTSMGQENEAEKRARAFHPFQVDARLFSNAKRDAIFMHCLPAHRGEEVTDEVIDCAQSAVFQQAENRLHAQKAILYELMKGEVVLRPRRVVRGQPVQELELAERG, from the coding sequence ATGGATCACCGTAATGATTTCCTTTCCATCCGCGACTTTTCGCCCTTCCGAATCCGCGAACTTCTCGACTTGGCCGCCGATATCAAGGCCAGCCCGAGCACTTACGCGGATTCGCTCAAGGGCAAGACGCTGGCCATGATTTTCGAGAAGCCCTCCCTCCGCACTCGGGTTACTTTCGACGTCGGCATCCAGCAGCTCGGCGGCTTCTCGCTTTATCTTTCCCCCGCCGAAATCAGCCTCGGCAAGCGCGAGTCCGTGTACGACGTGGCCAAGAACCTGGAGCGCATGGTGCAGGCGATCATGATCCGCACCTTTGCCCACGACATCGTCGAGCGTTTGGCCGAGTACGCTTCCATTCCCGTCATCAACGGCCTGACCGATTTCAGCCATCCCTGCCAGGCCATGGCCGACTTCCTGACGATCGAAGAACGTAAGGGACACATTGCGGGACTGAAGGTTGCATTCCTGGGCGACGGCAACAACGTGGCGCATTCCCTGATGTTCGCCGGAGCACAACTGGGCGCGAACGTCTGGATCTCAACCCCTGACGGTTACGAACCCAACCCGCAGGCGGTGCATTGGGCGCGTGAACGCAGCCTGCAGACCGGCGCCATCATCACCTTGACCAACGACCCCGTCGAAGCCGCGTTCGATGCCGATGTCGTCTACACCGATGTCTGGACCAGCATGGGGCAGGAAAACGAAGCCGAAAAACGGGCTCGCGCTTTCCATCCCTTCCAGGTCGACGCCCGGCTTTTCAGCAACGCCAAGCGCGATGCCATCTTCATGCACTGCCTCCCCGCTCACCGCGGTGAAGAGGTCACCGACGAGGTCATCGACTGCGCTCAATCCGCAGTTTTTCAGCAAGCGGAAAATCGCCTCCACGCGCAGAAGGCGATCCTGTACGAGCTCATGAAAGGGGAGGTGGTTTTGCGTCCCAGGAGAGTGGTGCGTGGGCAACCTGTTCAAGAGTTGGAGCTGGCGGAAAGGGGCTAG
- the rocD gene encoding ornithine--oxo-acid transaminase, which translates to MLTAELSKSDEFIALEEQYGAHNYHPLDVVIHRGQGVWVYDTEGRRYLDCLASYSAVNQGHCHPRILETLIDQAHRVTLTSRAFRNDQLPLLLKELHELTGYDMALPMNTGAEAVETAIKAARKWGYTVKGIPDGQADIIVCANNFHGRTTTVVSFSTDEQYRHGFGPFTPGFKVIPFGDAAALQAAITPNTCAFLVEPIQGEAGIIIPADGFLRDAARVCRLNQVLLICDEIQSGLGRTGKLFACMHERVTPDVLIIGKALAGGFYPVSAVLASKEVLGVFRPGDHGSTFGGNPLACAVARTALRVLAEENMVRNSAELGAYFLDRLRTLSKPEIREIRGRGLWIAIELLGPARPYCEALKEQGILCKETHEKVIRLAPPLVITRDQIDWAFPRLQKVIERRPM; encoded by the coding sequence ATGTTAACGGCAGAACTCAGTAAAAGCGACGAATTTATCGCTCTCGAAGAGCAGTACGGCGCCCACAACTATCACCCCCTGGATGTCGTCATTCATCGCGGGCAAGGGGTCTGGGTTTATGACACCGAAGGCAGGAGGTACCTCGACTGCCTGGCATCGTATTCCGCGGTCAACCAGGGACATTGCCACCCGCGGATCCTGGAAACGCTCATCGACCAGGCCCACCGCGTCACCCTCACCTCGCGCGCCTTCCGCAATGACCAGCTCCCGTTACTACTCAAGGAACTCCACGAACTTACCGGCTATGACATGGCACTGCCCATGAACACCGGCGCCGAGGCGGTCGAGACCGCTATCAAGGCCGCCCGCAAGTGGGGCTATACCGTGAAAGGTATTCCCGACGGCCAGGCAGACATCATCGTCTGCGCCAACAATTTTCATGGCCGCACCACCACCGTAGTCAGCTTCTCCACCGACGAGCAGTATCGCCACGGCTTCGGTCCGTTCACGCCCGGCTTCAAAGTCATACCGTTCGGCGACGCCGCCGCGCTGCAGGCGGCCATCACCCCGAACACCTGCGCCTTCCTGGTGGAGCCCATCCAGGGTGAAGCGGGCATCATCATTCCCGCCGACGGTTTTCTGCGCGACGCCGCCCGTGTCTGCCGGCTCAACCAGGTGCTGCTGATATGCGACGAGATCCAGTCCGGCCTCGGCCGCACCGGCAAACTGTTCGCCTGCATGCACGAGCGCGTCACTCCCGACGTGCTGATCATCGGCAAGGCGCTCGCCGGCGGCTTCTATCCCGTATCCGCCGTGCTGGCGTCGAAAGAAGTGCTCGGCGTCTTCCGTCCCGGCGACCATGGTTCCACCTTCGGCGGAAACCCGCTGGCCTGTGCCGTCGCACGTACTGCGCTGCGGGTGCTCGCGGAAGAAAACATGGTGCGTAACTCGGCCGAACTCGGAGCTTACTTCCTCGATCGCCTGCGCACCCTCAGCAAGCCTGAGATCCGCGAAATCCGCGGCCGCGGCCTTTGGATCGCCATTGAACTCCTCGGCCCGGCGCGTCCCTATTGCGAGGCCCTGAAGGAGCAGGGAATCCTGTGCAAGGAGACGCACGAAAAGGTCATCCGTTTGGCCCCGCCGCTGGTCATCACCCGTGACCAGATCGACTGGGCTTTCCCGCGTCTTCAAAAGGTGATTGAGCGCCGGCCGATGTGA